The sequence below is a genomic window from Mycobacteroides abscessus ATCC 19977.
CCGCCGGTGTCCCCACCGTGAGCGCCGGTATCACCGGTTCGATCGAAGTCCACCCGCAGCCCGGTGAGGTCATCAACGTCAGCGTCGACAAGAAGAAATACAAAGGCAAGGAAGCCCGTGTCACGCTCAAGGATGTCCACATCAAGATCGACGGTTGCGTCGGGCAGTCCTTCCTGCGCTCCTACGCGGTGATGACCAGCTCATCGAAGGACAACGACGACATCGTCGCGTACTACGGTGTGACAAAGACGTTCTGATACAAGGTCTTTCGTCGCCCTAGGCGAGCCAAAAGACGCATCGGATATCGAACCCAGAGGAGAAGCCAATGACGGGCATCCATCGCCGCTCAACGAGGAAGACATCTACCCCGCGGATGGCGGCGGGAGCCTTCGCCCTGGGTTCGATATTCGCATTCCCGGCTGTCGCGGCCGCCGACCCGGCTCCCCCGCCGGCCCCGGTGCCGGGCCTGACCGGCACCAATGACGCCTACTCGCCTGATCCTCCGGCGAACCTACCCCCACAGCAGGGCCTGCTCTCACCACTTGAACAGAGCACCGGGCGCGGCGAGGGGCCGGCGGGACTGCCGACCCCGCTGCCAGACCTTCAGCAGGGCGCGGTCAACGAGTTCGTGCTGGCGCAGAACAACACTCCGTCTGCGCCGGGAACTTCGCCCGACACACAGCGCGCGCCGAACACCAACGCCCTGAACAACCAGTACCTGATGCCGCAGAACATCAAGCCCGCGGCGCCCGGCCAAGGACAGTTGTTTGATGTCGAGCCTGGCGAGGAAAACGCCGACCTCACCAAGACCGAGGCTCTCAAGCACCTCTGGCACGGGTACCAAAATGGTCAGTACCGCGGCGGCTTCGTGAATCGCGGGAACAAGGAAACGCTCAACCAGCCGCTCCCGGGTACCGCTCCGCCGCCCGGAACCCGGATCCCGGGCCTCGGTGACGACTCTCAGGGGCCGCCACCCGAGCAGTGGCACTGGACTCCCCCCGAGCCCCCCGAAGGTGCTGCCCCGGCAGCACCCGGTACGCCTCCGGTTCCGCCGGCACCGCCGGTGCCCGCACCTCCCGCGTAGCTATCGCCGCAGCGCTTTGCGCGCCAGATAGTTTCCGAAGAACTGGGCCGCTTGGACCAGCGCGATGATGATGACGGTCGACACGATGGTCACCTGCCAATTGAAGCGCTGGTATCCCTGCACTATCGCGAAGTCCCCCAGGCCCCCACCGCCGACCAGCCCCGCCATGGCGGACATGTCGACGATGCCGATCAGTACGAAGGTATACCCGAGGATCAAAGGCCCCAGCGCTTCCGGCACCAATAAGGTCACGATGATGCGCAACGGACCTGCTCCCACCGCGCGGGCCGCCTCGATGACTCCGGGATCGATGGTCACCAAATTCTGTTCGACGATACGGGCAATCGCGAAGGACGCGGCGACGATCATCACGAACACCACGGCGGTGGTACCGATCGTCGTACCCACTACCCCCAGAGTGATGGGCCCGAGTGCTGCGATCAATACCACGAACGGAATCGGCCGAACAATGTTTACCACCACATTCAGCAAGGTGTGCAGCAACCGATTCTGCAGTAGGCCACCGGATCTGGTGGTGTACAACAACACTCCGAGTGCCAAACCGACGAGCCCACCCACGACCAGGGTGATGGACACCATGTACAAGGTGTCGCCGAAGGCCTCGAACAATTGCGGGCGCAGCCGCTCCCAATTCGTCGTCATCGGGCCACCCGCTGGACCGTCGTCACTGCGGACAGATCCGAGACAACATGTGCCACTTGATCGTCAGGCCCCTCCAGCTCTAGCGTGAGATTGCCAAACGAGCGGGACTGCAACGTGGTGATCCCGCCGTACACCACTTCGAAACGCACGCCCAATTCGGTGGCACGTGCCAGCGCCGGGCCGATTTGCACACCCTCGCTGATCTCGACAGCGACAATCCTTCCCTTGTGCCGCTGCGCTATTCGCGCAATGTCCTCACCACTGGGGGTGTTCCGCAGCACGGTGCCGACGAAACGCTTGCCTGCCTCGCTCTGCGGCGTGGAAAACACATCAAATACGGTTCCGGTCTCCACTACCTTGCCGTCGGCAAGCACGGCGACATGGTCGGCGACAGTGCGGACAACATCCATTTCATGGGTGATCACCACGATCGTCACCCCGAACTCGGCGTTGACTTCGCGCAGTAGCCGCAACACGTCACTGGTGGTTTCCGGGTCCAGCGCACTGGTCGCCTCATCGGCCAGCAGGACCGATGGAGACGTCGCCAGTGCCCGCGCGATACCGACACGCTGCTTCTGTCCCCCGGAAAGCTGGTCCGGATAGCTTTTGGCCTTATCGCCAAGGCCAACGAACTCCAGCAGCTCGGCGACCCGCGCGTTGCGTTTGTCAGCTGTCCATCCGGCCACCCGCAGCGGGTAAGCAATGTTTCCCGCCACCGTACGAGACCGAAACAAATTGAACTGTTGAAAGATCATGCCGATATCGCTACGCAGGCCCCGGAGTTCACGCTCGCCCAGCGCACTCACTTCCGCGCCGTCCACGATGACGCGGCCGGAGGTGGGACGCTCCAAGCCGTTGATGAGGCGCACCAGCGTGCTCTTGCCCGCTCCCGAGTAGCCGATCATGGCAAACACATCGCCCGAGCCGATGTCGAGCGACACGTCATCGACTGCGGTCACCGTCTTCTTTCCCACCCGAAAGGTCTTGGTGACGTTCTGGAATTGGATCAGTGGTGCCACATCGCCCATTTCCCGGATCACTTCTCGTTGCGTATCTGCTGTTCGATCCTGCTCAGGATCGCCGCGCAGTCCTGTCCGTTTTTGGTCACGGAGAGCTGAGTTCCCTTGCTTTCCTTGGCGTACGCCTCCGTGACGGCCGGCGAATGAAAGACGTCCACGAGTTTTTGGTAGGTGGGATTGTCCTTCTCTTCTGCGCGCGCCACGATCACGTTGATGTAGGGCTCGGCGCCTGGACTCGTCGGATCGTCGGCGTAGAGCGCGCTCTTCGGATCGATATTCGATTGGGCCAGATAGGTGTTGTTGATGACGGCACCGTCAATCGATTTCAACGACAGCGGGGTTTGGGCCGCGTCGACAAGTGCCACGGTGACCCGCGAGGCATCTTTGTCTATATCGGCCGTACTCGGCGTCACCCGTCCACCCTTGAGCGCGATGAGACCGGCCGCCCGCAACACAAATAAGGCCCGAGCCTGGTTAGGCGGATCGTTGGGAATCGCGATCTGTCCGCCCCGCGGAATGTCGGCGAGCGTCTTGTGCTTCTGGGAATACAAGCCGAGCGGCACAATATACGTAGCACCCACGGGGGCCAGCGTTGCATTATCGGCCACGTTATATTCGCCCAGGAAACGCAGATGCTGGAATAAGTTCACGTCGATCTGTTTTTGAGTGAGTGCCACATTAGGCTGGCTGTAGTCCGTGAAGTTGGTCGTGACGAGTTTGATCCCCGCCTTTTCCGCCTCCGCTACGAAGACATCCCAGGAGTCCTTGCCGGCCTCGGTGGTGCCGATACGCACGATATTTCCACCGCCACCATCTTCACCGGAGCACGCCACACCTCCCACGGATATCGCGAGCACGGCAAGAGCAATGACGATACGCTTCATGTCAGCCTTTCAAATTCAGCATGATCGCAATGATTGACATTGCGTAATATCTGAAGGATCAGCAAATTGCTATTTGGCCTCAGAACGGCGCCACGATACCAGACATAAAAGCGCTATGTACCCCGGGGAAATGTGCCCACGAAGCCCACGAAGCCTACGAAGCCGCGGAAACCGCCGCGGGCGTTGGCGGCGCCGGAAGTTCGGGCCCGCCGTTACCCGGGCCCGCCGCAGGCATTTGCGCCACCAACTGTGACTGCATCTGGGCCGAGATCGCCGACCAGGACATCGCCGCGGGCTTGCCGCCCCAGCGCAAGGAATAGATACCCACCAGCAGCGCCTGTCCGGGTTGGGTGACCGTATACACCGGGCCTCCCGAATCACCGTGTTGCCCAGCGACATCCACCATGGTGAACCAACCGTTGTTGATGGCCTCCACCTTGCCGCAGGTTTCGCCGGACACCGATCCCATCAGGCACACCGGCAGACCCAGCTCGGGACCGGCATTCTGCGCCATCCGTAGTGCAAGCCCGTTGGGCAGGTTGCTGCTCAGCTCCACCCCCGGGCCGAATGAGATGCCCTCGTAGTCCGAGACGACGTCGCCGGGTCCGATCGCGCCGCCGGTGGGCAGGTTGCGGCTCATCAGCAGCACCTCACCGAGGCGATTGCCGGCCAGATCGACAATCGATCCGGTGGCGTTGCAGTGACCCGCCGTCAGACCGATACGGGAGACCGGGTCGACATAGCCAAGAGTGCAACGGCTGTCTCCCTGGACTATCGACATGCCCGGGAAAGCGACAATCTTGGGAGCGGTTTCGGCAGCTGGATCGGCGATCGAAAGCGCAGGTGAAGCAACAAGAACGCCGGCAACCGCGGCGACTGCGGACACACCACATGCCAGTGCTCTGCTCACGTTTTTCACAACAACCAGCCCTCGGTTGACAATCCCGCCCTGCAAACGAGCATGGCGACGGATTGCTGGGGTGTCAATTTCATCCTCAGCAACACCGCCGTGTCGCGCGCCGCCCAGGGGTCGCGCACAGCCTCTACGATCGGACCCATGCGCAATCGCATCCGCCTCGCCCTGATCCCTGTCGCAGTCGCCGCCATCGCCTTGGCCGGCTGCTCCAAGACCGACAAGGCCGACCCCAATCTGCCCGAGGCCGCCACGCTGCTCAGCGAGTCGGCGGCCACCACCAAGACCCAGACCAGCACGCATATCGTGCTCAAGGTCACCGGCGACAAGCCCACACTCAAGCTCTCCGACCTCACCGGCGATCTGACCACGAAGCCGGCCGTGGCCGCCAAGGGCACCGCCAAGACGGGCGGCCTCGAGCTGCCGTTCGTCGTGGTGGACGGCGAGTTGTTCGCCCAGCTCGGCAGCGCCTACAGCAGCATGGGGCCCGTCAAGGACGTCTATGACGTGGGACTGATCCTCGATCCCAACAAGGGGTTGGCCAACCTGCTCGCGAACATCACCGGAGCCAAGTCCGAGAAAACGGAGACCATCGACGGCGTCGACTCCGTTCTGGTCACCGGAACCATGAGCAAGGACGCCCTGAACACCTTCACGGGCGGCACCACGCTCACCGCTGACATCCCTGCCAAGGCGTGGATTCAAAAGGACGGCAACCACGCGCTGACCAAGATCAGCGTCGACACCTCACCGGGCAACACGATTGAGATGTCGTTGTCCGACTGGGGCAAGCCCGTCACGGTCGACAAGCCCGCCCAGTGACGCACACAGCGACGGAGCCCGGCACTTCCCTGCCGCTGCGGCATCGCAGCATCGCGATAGGCGCCGGAAGTCTGGCGGTCCTGTTGGGCGCCCTCGACACCTATGTCGTGGTCAGCGTCATCACCGACATCATGACCAGTGTCGGCATCGCACTGAACAACATCCAACAGGTCACCCCGATCGTGACGGGTTACCTGCTCGGGTACATCGCCGCGATGCCGCTGCTGGGACAGGCCTCCGACCGATTCGGGCGACGGTTGATCCTGCAACTGGCCCTGGCCGGATTCGCGATTGGTTCCGTCATCACAGCGCTGTCCACCGATCTGACGATGCTGGTCAGCGGCCGCGTCATTCAGGGTGTCGCGAGCGGTGCGCTGCTACCGGTCACGCTGGCGCTGGGGGCCGATCTGTGGTCGCAGCGCAACCGTGCGACGGTTCTCGGCGGCATCGGTGCCGCGCAGGAGCTGGGCAGCGTGCTGGGCCCGCTGTACGGCGTGCTGTGCGTCTGGCTGTTCGGCTCGTGGACGGCGATCTTCTGGGTCAACGTGCCGCTGGCGATCATCGCCATCGTGCTGGTCCAATTCAGTGTTCCGGCACACCAGCACGACCCCGATCGCCCCAAGGTCGATGTCGTGGGCGGCGCGCTGCTGGCCGTCGCCTTGGGCCTGCTGGTCGTGGGCCTGTACAGCCCCGACCCCAAGGTCTCCGCGTTACCTGAGTGGGCCCTACCGGTTCTCAGCGGTTCCGGAGTCGCGTTCCTGGCGTTCATTCTCTGGGAATCGCGGGCCAAGACCCGGCTTATCAAGCCCGAAGGCGTTCGCTTCGGGCCCTTCTTCGCGGCGTTGGCCGCATCACTGGCAGCCGGCGCCGCCCTGATGGTGACCCTTGTCAATATCGAGCTGCTCGGGCAGGGCGTCCTGCAGATGGACAAGGCCGACGCGGTGTTCCTGTTGTCCAGGTTCCTCGTCGCCCTGCCGATCGGCGCGGTGATCGGCGGCTGGCTCGCGACGCGATTCGGCGACCGGATCATCGCGGTGATCGGCATGCTCATCGCCGCGTTCGGGTACTACCTGATTTCCGGGTGGCCGGTCGACGTGTTGGCGGCCGTGCACAACTTCGGCTTCTTCACTCTTCCCCGCCTCGACACGGACCTGGTAGTCGCCGGTATCGGCCTGGGTCTGGTGATCGGTCCACTGTCTTCAGCCGCTCTACGCGTGGTGCCCGCTGCGCAGCACGGCATCGCGTCGGCACTCGTGGTGGTGGCCCGCATGACAGGAATGCTCATCGGCATGGCCGCCCTCGGCGGCTGGGGCATTCACCGCTTCTATCAGAACTTCGATGCGCTGGCCGCAAAGGAACCCAAGCCGACAGGAAAGCCGAATCTCCTTGAGTTGCAACAGCAGCTGCTGAATCGGAGCATCACCGCCTACAGCGAGATGTACAGCGAGATGTTCGCGATCACGGCGGTCGTCTGTGTCATCGCGGCGGTTATCGCGATATTCGTCGGCTCACACCGGAAGTCGGGGCACGAGGCTCAGTAGTACGTCCGGACCCATCCGCTCGATCTGGTCGTACTCCCAACGCAGTGCCCGCGACAGGGTGGTAACGCCCACGTCCTCCACGGCGGGGACGTTGCCACCCAGCAGCATCGGCGCCAGGTAGGCCAGGATACGGTCGACCAAGCCGGCGCGCAGGAACGCGCCGGCGAGTGTCGGGCCACCTTCCAGGATGATGTCGGTGCGGTCACCCAGTGCCGCGAGCACCTCCGCGGGATCATGGGTACGGATCACCATGGTGTGCGAGTCGTCGTTCAAAACCTTTGCGTCCGATGACACCTCACGCATACCGACCACCACGCGCAGTGGCTGATGCGGCACCAACTCGTTGTCCGGGGTACGCGCGGTGAGCTGGGGGTCATCGGCGAATACGGTGCCGGTTCCCACCAGGACGGCATCGGCGAATGCCCGGCGCCGATGTACATCGGCCCGCGACTGCTCGCTGGTGATCCATTGGCTGGTGCCGTCATTGGCGGCACTACGCCCATCGACACTGGCACCGTATTTCCAGGTGACATGAGGACGTCCAGTGCGCTGCTTGTGTAGCCACTCCCGCAGTGGTCCCGCCGAGACGCGGTCAGAGGCCAGGCCATCAAGCACCTCGATACCCAGCGTGCGTAGACGCGCCGCTCCCCCCGCGGCCTGCGGATTCGGATCGGCGACGGCATAGACCACGCGTGAAACACCCGCCGCGGCAAGCGCATCCACACACGGACCGGTCCTGCCCTGATGGTTGCACGGCTCCAGAGTGACCACGGCGGTACCGCCCCGGGCGGCCGCACCGGCCCCGGCAAGCGCTACCACCTCGGCATGTTCCTGCCCCGGTGGACGAGTACCGCCCACACCGGCGACCTGCCCGGCGGCATCCAGAATGACCGCACCGACAGGCGGATTGGGATAGGTGCTGCCCTTGACCTCTTCGGCGGCCCGGATCGCCAGATCCATGGCCTCGTCGAGGCCGATCGGGTTGGTCATATCAATCAACGGGCCGAATGTGCTGCTGCCCTGGCGGCTTGCTCGCGCAGCGCCCGCACCGCCGCTTCGGGGTTCTGCGCCCCATAGACCGCCGAACCTGCGACAAAACAGTCGACGCCCGCCTCGGCGGCCTGCTCGATGGTGTCGGTGTTGATGCCGCCGTCGATTTCCACCAGCACCGACAGCTCGCCAGAG
It includes:
- a CDS encoding MFS transporter, with the translated sequence MTHTATEPGTSLPLRHRSIAIGAGSLAVLLGALDTYVVVSVITDIMTSVGIALNNIQQVTPIVTGYLLGYIAAMPLLGQASDRFGRRLILQLALAGFAIGSVITALSTDLTMLVSGRVIQGVASGALLPVTLALGADLWSQRNRATVLGGIGAAQELGSVLGPLYGVLCVWLFGSWTAIFWVNVPLAIIAIVLVQFSVPAHQHDPDRPKVDVVGGALLAVALGLLVVGLYSPDPKVSALPEWALPVLSGSGVAFLAFILWESRAKTRLIKPEGVRFGPFFAALAASLAAGAALMVTLVNIELLGQGVLQMDKADAVFLLSRFLVALPIGAVIGGWLATRFGDRIIAVIGMLIAAFGYYLISGWPVDVLAAVHNFGFFTLPRLDTDLVVAGIGLGLVIGPLSSAALRVVPAAQHGIASALVVVARMTGMLIGMAALGGWGIHRFYQNFDALAAKEPKPTGKPNLLELQQQLLNRSITAYSEMYSEMFAITAVVCVIAAVIAIFVGSHRKSGHEAQ
- a CDS encoding methionine ABC transporter ATP-binding protein, which encodes MGDVAPLIQFQNVTKTFRVGKKTVTAVDDVSLDIGSGDVFAMIGYSGAGKSTLVRLINGLERPTSGRVIVDGAEVSALGERELRGLRSDIGMIFQQFNLFRSRTVAGNIAYPLRVAGWTADKRNARVAELLEFVGLGDKAKSYPDQLSGGQKQRVGIARALATSPSVLLADEATSALDPETTSDVLRLLREVNAEFGVTIVVITHEMDVVRTVADHVAVLADGKVVETGTVFDVFSTPQSEAGKRFVGTVLRNTPSGEDIARIAQRHKGRIVAVEISEGVQIGPALARATELGVRFEVVYGGITTLQSRSFGNLTLELEGPDDQVAHVVSDLSAVTTVQRVAR
- the ribD gene encoding bifunctional diaminohydroxyphosphoribosylaminopyrimidine deaminase/5-amino-6-(5-phosphoribosylamino)uracil reductase RibD is translated as MTNPIGLDEAMDLAIRAAEEVKGSTYPNPPVGAVILDAAGQVAGVGGTRPPGQEHAEVVALAGAGAAARGGTAVVTLEPCNHQGRTGPCVDALAAAGVSRVVYAVADPNPQAAGGAARLRTLGIEVLDGLASDRVSAGPLREWLHKQRTGRPHVTWKYGASVDGRSAANDGTSQWITSEQSRADVHRRRAFADAVLVGTGTVFADDPQLTARTPDNELVPHQPLRVVVGMREVSSDAKVLNDDSHTMVIRTHDPAEVLAALGDRTDIILEGGPTLAGAFLRAGLVDRILAYLAPMLLGGNVPAVEDVGVTTLSRALRWEYDQIERMGPDVLLSLVPRLPV
- a CDS encoding methionine ABC transporter permease, giving the protein MTTNWERLRPQLFEAFGDTLYMVSITLVVGGLVGLALGVLLYTTRSGGLLQNRLLHTLLNVVVNIVRPIPFVVLIAALGPITLGVVGTTIGTTAVVFVMIVAASFAIARIVEQNLVTIDPGVIEAARAVGAGPLRIIVTLLVPEALGPLILGYTFVLIGIVDMSAMAGLVGGGGLGDFAIVQGYQRFNWQVTIVSTVIIIALVQAAQFFGNYLARKALRR
- a CDS encoding MetQ/NlpA family ABC transporter substrate-binding protein, producing the protein MKRIVIALAVLAISVGGVACSGEDGGGGNIVRIGTTEAGKDSWDVFVAEAEKAGIKLVTTNFTDYSQPNVALTQKQIDVNLFQHLRFLGEYNVADNATLAPVGATYIVPLGLYSQKHKTLADIPRGGQIAIPNDPPNQARALFVLRAAGLIALKGGRVTPSTADIDKDASRVTVALVDAAQTPLSLKSIDGAVINNTYLAQSNIDPKSALYADDPTSPGAEPYINVIVARAEEKDNPTYQKLVDVFHSPAVTEAYAKESKGTQLSVTKNGQDCAAILSRIEQQIRNEK
- a CDS encoding LppX_LprAFG lipoprotein, which gives rise to MRNRIRLALIPVAVAAIALAGCSKTDKADPNLPEAATLLSESAATTKTQTSTHIVLKVTGDKPTLKLSDLTGDLTTKPAVAAKGTAKTGGLELPFVVVDGELFAQLGSAYSSMGPVKDVYDVGLILDPNKGLANLLANITGAKSEKTETIDGVDSVLVTGTMSKDALNTFTGGTTLTADIPAKAWIQKDGNHALTKISVDTSPGNTIEMSLSDWGKPVTVDKPAQ